One genomic segment of Occultella kanbiaonis includes these proteins:
- a CDS encoding diacylglycerol/lipid kinase family protein, whose amino-acid sequence MTEPRAVVVHNPVKMSRARLDRALAREESRAGWAPSRLVATEEDESVESLRAQILAEPADVVIAVGGDGTVRATVEALVDQSIPLGLWPVGTTNLAARNLGLSMLDPGAALRAAFGDLERVVDVGRLTADLADGRRLQKVFVVLAGFGVDAQMVVHTSTAAKRQFGWLAYVDGVRRGVTRADRFDLTYSLDRAEPRSVRAHTFAIGNGGSLPAGLTLLPDAVIDDGELDVLLLRPEGARGWRDLARWFFTENGLVQRVRRTNGHRSDVPQGESVLMARTREVRLSVRHGEDFQIDGEYLGKVVALRAVVQPGALRVRVPTVHAEHHPVPQP is encoded by the coding sequence ATGACCGAGCCGCGTGCCGTCGTCGTGCACAATCCGGTGAAGATGAGCCGCGCCCGGCTGGACCGTGCCCTCGCGCGGGAGGAGTCACGCGCCGGCTGGGCGCCGAGCCGGCTGGTCGCTACCGAGGAGGACGAGAGCGTCGAGTCGCTCCGGGCGCAGATCCTCGCCGAGCCGGCGGACGTGGTGATCGCGGTCGGTGGGGACGGCACGGTGCGCGCCACGGTGGAGGCGCTCGTCGATCAGTCGATACCGCTCGGGCTGTGGCCGGTCGGCACCACGAACCTCGCCGCCCGGAACCTCGGCCTGAGCATGCTGGATCCCGGGGCGGCACTGCGAGCGGCGTTCGGCGACCTCGAGCGCGTCGTCGACGTCGGGAGGCTGACGGCGGACCTCGCCGACGGGCGGCGCCTGCAGAAGGTGTTCGTGGTGCTCGCCGGGTTCGGTGTCGACGCCCAGATGGTGGTGCACACCTCGACGGCGGCGAAGCGGCAGTTCGGGTGGCTCGCCTACGTGGACGGAGTACGGCGCGGGGTCACCCGCGCGGACCGGTTCGATCTCACCTACAGCCTGGACCGGGCCGAGCCGCGGTCCGTGCGCGCCCACACGTTCGCGATCGGCAACGGCGGGTCGCTCCCGGCCGGACTGACCCTGCTCCCGGACGCGGTGATCGACGACGGCGAGCTCGACGTGCTGCTGCTGCGACCGGAGGGTGCCCGCGGGTGGCGCGACCTGGCACGGTGGTTCTTCACCGAGAACGGCCTCGTCCAGCGGGTCCGGCGCACGAACGGGCACCGCAGCGACGTCCCCCAGGGGGAGTCGGTGCTGATGGCGCGCACGCGCGAGGTGCGCCTGAGCGTGCGCCACGGGGAGGACTTCCAGATCGACGGCGAGTACCTCGGCAAGGTGGTCGCGCTGCGGGCGGTCGTGCAGCCGGGCGCGCTCCGGGTCAGGGTGCCGACGGTGCACGCCGAGCACCACCCGGTGCCACAGCCCTGA
- a CDS encoding MFS transporter translates to MSDRTSVATTPLSAFRTGVICLALLLEGMSSSSINVQIHAMATDLGLRGASVPIVVGAFLLAYAGCLPVAGRITDVWSRREVFRLGVVLFGVGCILCALAPGAVLLVAGRLVQGAGAALSAPAALALITAGLGEGTARNRAVAIYGAMGAAGFSLGLVLPGFVVAQVGWRWSFVLLVPIVVAVLAVTARLATNAPAGGRVDVPGAVGLTAILMLTMHALGGIGSTDGAVLAIEFGLAAVVLAWLIRRGGVGDYPTAVLASRRIRAACLGLAGVYAAVLSSMLALSLGLQGQGSDLDAFALGLLILPQPVAFTLTAGLGSRLVSRFGPARVLGAGAAALAASLGYLAVVGVQPPWVATMLPAMAGIGVALGLAFPAASIAVVDAAAETDRGTASSLLTTAQNVGGALGVAALTALALLPSTDGAGDGDAVVVRGGPDVGAALVAGIAMLGVAVALAAATLGRSRWAARVRRRGAHVSGRRRAAAPRPASVEVIGTRVARVDAAGEWVAATEETSTGAPSAAVTDELLARDRAERERAARRLFASQHASRPSVRAGGRR, encoded by the coding sequence ATGTCAGATCGAACGAGCGTGGCCACGACACCCCTGAGCGCATTCCGCACCGGGGTGATCTGCCTGGCGTTGCTGTTGGAAGGGATGAGCTCGTCGAGCATCAACGTGCAGATCCACGCCATGGCGACGGACCTGGGGCTGCGGGGAGCCTCGGTGCCGATCGTGGTGGGGGCGTTCCTCCTGGCATATGCCGGATGCCTCCCGGTGGCCGGACGCATCACGGACGTCTGGAGCCGCCGGGAGGTGTTCCGGCTCGGGGTCGTCCTGTTCGGTGTGGGCTGCATCCTCTGCGCCCTCGCCCCGGGGGCGGTCCTGCTGGTGGCCGGCCGGCTCGTCCAGGGTGCGGGGGCCGCGCTGAGCGCCCCGGCCGCGCTCGCGCTGATCACCGCGGGCCTCGGCGAGGGGACCGCTCGCAACCGCGCGGTGGCGATCTACGGCGCGATGGGCGCGGCCGGGTTCTCGCTCGGGCTGGTGCTGCCCGGATTCGTGGTGGCGCAGGTCGGATGGCGGTGGAGCTTCGTGCTGCTCGTACCGATCGTGGTCGCGGTGCTGGCCGTGACGGCCCGCCTGGCCACGAACGCGCCGGCGGGCGGCCGGGTGGACGTGCCCGGCGCGGTCGGGCTGACCGCGATCCTCATGCTCACCATGCACGCGCTCGGCGGCATCGGGAGCACGGACGGCGCGGTCCTCGCGATCGAGTTCGGCCTGGCCGCGGTGGTCCTCGCGTGGCTGATCCGACGCGGCGGGGTGGGTGACTACCCGACGGCGGTGCTCGCCTCGCGCAGGATCCGCGCCGCCTGCCTTGGGCTGGCCGGGGTGTATGCGGCGGTGTTGTCCTCGATGCTCGCGCTGAGCCTCGGGCTGCAGGGCCAGGGCAGCGATCTGGACGCGTTCGCGCTCGGCCTGCTGATCCTGCCGCAGCCCGTCGCGTTCACCCTGACCGCGGGTCTCGGGTCCCGGCTCGTGTCCCGGTTCGGACCGGCGCGGGTGCTGGGCGCCGGCGCAGCGGCGCTCGCCGCGAGCCTGGGGTACCTGGCGGTGGTCGGTGTGCAGCCGCCGTGGGTGGCGACCATGCTGCCCGCGATGGCCGGCATCGGGGTGGCGCTCGGGCTGGCGTTCCCGGCCGCGTCCATCGCGGTGGTCGACGCCGCGGCGGAGACGGACCGGGGCACCGCCTCGAGCCTGCTCACCACGGCGCAGAACGTGGGCGGTGCGCTCGGGGTCGCGGCGCTGACCGCGCTGGCGCTGCTGCCGAGTACGGACGGTGCGGGCGATGGTGACGCGGTGGTGGTGCGGGGTGGACCGGACGTCGGAGCTGCCCTGGTCGCCGGGATCGCGATGCTGGGGGTGGCGGTCGCCCTGGCCGCGGCGACCCTCGGCCGGTCCCGGTGGGCGGCGCGGGTGCGCCGGCGGGGTGCGCACGTGTCGGGCCGTCGTCGGGCCGCGGCGCCGCGGCCAGCGAGCGTGGAGGTGATCGGCACGCGGGTCGCACGGGTGGACGCGGCGGGCGAGTGGGTCGCCGCCACGGAGGAGACCAGCACGGGGGCGCCGAGCGCAGCGGTCACGGACGAGCTGCTCGCCCGTGATCGGGCCGAGCGTGAGCGCGCGGCCCGGCGCCTGTTCGCGAGCCAACATGCCTCGAGGCCGAGCGTGCGGGCCGGCGGCCGACGATGA
- a CDS encoding ribulokinase: MMADQSYVIGIDFGTLSGRASVIRTADGAEVGAHVVDYPHGVLEADLDGVRLPPDTALQVPADYLRVLAEAVPRALADAGVEPGSVVGLGLDVTSATVIPTTPDGTPLCELGDLAGRPHAYAKLWKHHGAHAQTRRLVDAARQRGEPWLARYGGTLSVELAVPKLLELAEADPRVYAQTAHFVEALDWIVWQLTGEQVRSAAAAGYKSLHQDGTHPSAAYLEDAGFPSGPEALAKLTAPTMAPLGARAGALSARGAELTGLPAGIAVAVGNIDAHVTAPAADAVEPGQLTMILGTSTCFIVSAEEFHEVPGMFGAVDGGIVAGLWGYEAGQSGVGDIFAWFVDTCVPPEYHERARAEGVGLHDLLSGLAADQPVGAHGLIALDWHNGNRSILVDPRLSGLVLGQTLATRPEDTYRALVEATAFGARTIVESFERAGVAVTEIVAAGGLIRNSFLMQVYADVLGRPLAVVGSSQAGALGSGIHAAVAAGVYPDVRAAAAVMGRRADEVFTPDPAAVGAYQELFALYTRLHDAFGRDRTIMHELKELRDAALKG; the protein is encoded by the coding sequence ATGATGGCTGACCAGTCCTACGTGATCGGGATCGACTTCGGGACCCTGTCCGGGCGGGCCAGCGTGATCCGCACCGCCGACGGCGCCGAGGTCGGCGCGCACGTCGTCGACTACCCGCACGGCGTGCTCGAGGCGGACCTGGACGGCGTCCGGCTCCCGCCCGACACCGCCCTCCAGGTGCCGGCCGACTACCTGCGGGTGCTCGCCGAGGCCGTGCCCCGCGCACTCGCCGACGCGGGCGTCGAGCCCGGGTCCGTGGTGGGGCTCGGGCTCGACGTGACCTCCGCGACCGTGATCCCGACCACCCCCGACGGCACCCCGCTGTGCGAGCTCGGGGACCTGGCCGGGCGGCCGCACGCGTACGCCAAGCTCTGGAAGCACCACGGCGCCCACGCCCAGACCCGCCGGCTCGTCGACGCCGCCCGGCAGCGCGGCGAGCCGTGGCTGGCCCGGTACGGCGGCACCCTGTCCGTGGAGCTGGCCGTGCCGAAGCTCCTCGAGCTCGCCGAGGCCGATCCCCGGGTGTACGCGCAAACGGCGCACTTCGTGGAGGCGTTGGACTGGATCGTGTGGCAGCTCACCGGCGAGCAGGTGCGCTCGGCAGCGGCCGCCGGTTACAAGAGCCTCCACCAGGACGGCACCCACCCGAGCGCGGCGTACCTGGAGGACGCGGGCTTCCCCAGCGGGCCGGAGGCGCTGGCGAAGCTGACCGCGCCAACGATGGCGCCGCTCGGGGCACGGGCCGGGGCGCTGAGTGCGCGCGGCGCCGAGCTCACCGGACTGCCGGCGGGCATCGCCGTCGCGGTCGGAAACATCGACGCCCACGTCACCGCGCCGGCCGCGGACGCCGTGGAGCCGGGCCAGCTGACCATGATCCTTGGCACGTCGACCTGCTTCATCGTCTCCGCCGAGGAGTTCCACGAGGTGCCCGGCATGTTCGGCGCGGTGGACGGCGGCATCGTGGCCGGCCTCTGGGGGTACGAGGCCGGACAGTCCGGGGTCGGCGACATCTTCGCGTGGTTCGTCGACACCTGCGTCCCGCCGGAGTACCACGAACGAGCCCGGGCCGAGGGGGTCGGCCTGCACGACCTGCTCAGTGGTCTGGCGGCCGACCAGCCGGTCGGTGCGCACGGGCTGATCGCGCTCGACTGGCACAACGGGAACCGCTCGATCCTCGTCGACCCGCGCCTGTCCGGGCTGGTCCTCGGCCAGACCCTGGCGACCCGGCCCGAGGACACCTACCGCGCCCTGGTCGAGGCCACCGCGTTCGGCGCCCGCACCATCGTGGAGTCGTTCGAGCGCGCCGGCGTCGCCGTCACCGAGATCGTCGCCGCCGGCGGGCTGATCCGGAACAGCTTCCTGATGCAGGTCTACGCCGACGTGCTCGGCCGCCCGCTCGCCGTGGTGGGCAGCAGCCAGGCCGGCGCCCTCGGCTCGGGGATCCACGCCGCCGTGGCGGCCGGGGTGTACCCGGACGTCCGCGCGGCCGCCGCCGTGATGGGACGGCGTGCGGACGAGGTGTTCACCCCGGACCCGGCCGCGGTGGGCGCGTACCAGGAGCTGTTCGCGCTCTACACCCGGCTGCACGACGCCTTCGGCCGTGACCGGACGATCATGCACGAGCTGAAGGAGTTGCGCGACGCCGCGCTGAAGGGCTGA
- the arfB gene encoding alternative ribosome rescue aminoacyl-tRNA hydrolase ArfB, whose amino-acid sequence MVSAAGVRVGPTLTIPEGELSWRFSRSSGPGGQGVNTADSRVELSWDVGASAVLTGHQRDRILTRLAPRITDGVLTIAASEYRAQLRNRDAARTRLAALLMDALAPPPRARRATKPTRGSKERRLAAKKQHGQTKALRRRPAD is encoded by the coding sequence ATGGTGAGCGCGGCAGGTGTTCGGGTCGGTCCGACGCTGACCATCCCCGAGGGAGAGCTGTCCTGGCGGTTCTCCCGGTCCTCCGGCCCCGGCGGGCAGGGCGTGAACACCGCCGACTCCCGGGTGGAGCTCAGCTGGGACGTCGGCGCCTCCGCGGTCCTGACCGGCCATCAGCGGGACCGGATCCTGACCCGCCTCGCGCCGCGGATCACCGACGGGGTGCTGACCATCGCCGCGTCCGAGTACCGCGCCCAGCTGCGCAACCGGGACGCCGCCCGGACCCGGCTCGCGGCACTGCTCATGGACGCCCTCGCCCCGCCGCCGCGGGCCCGCCGCGCCACCAAACCGACCCGCGGTTCGAAGGAACGCCGGCTTGCCGCGAAGAAGCAGCACGGGCAGACGAAGGCGCTGCGCCGCCGCCCGGCGGACTAG
- a CDS encoding sn-glycerol-1-phosphate dehydrogenase, with protein sequence MPERATAPASTPATSAPATARLAAALRDATDTRDLRFGPGAVSRTGAMFAGLFPGRAAVVVADEHTWAVAGAAVTAALAGAGVEVLAPVLLAGRPVVHADYDTVTRLRVALEPLDAVAVAVGSGTLNDVTKRACAELDRPYACVGTAASMDGYTAFGSAITKDGFKQTLAGPAPRGVVADLTVMAGAPARMSGYGFGDLIEKIPAGADWILADELGIEPIDEHVWTLVQGPLREALGPAARIRAGDEAALTGLVEGLLMSGLAMQVHKSSRPASGAGHHFSHLWEMEGLGADDDPPLSHGFKVGLGAVSIAALYERVLEEDLTTLDVDECVDRWPSREAMAERVRADFAEPLLSPALAAVLRKYVTAAELRERLTRLRDRWPVIVERCRAQLLPAADLARLLDEVGAVSRPAQIGLSPQAFRATYRRAQMIRDRYTVLDLLTETGRLGPVVDRLFEPDGHWGRDRTTTGE encoded by the coding sequence GTGCCCGAGCGCGCCACCGCGCCAGCAAGTACACCCGCGACCAGTGCACCCGCGACCGCCCGGCTGGCGGCCGCGCTGCGGGACGCGACCGACACCCGGGACCTGCGCTTCGGACCCGGTGCCGTGAGCCGGACCGGTGCCATGTTCGCCGGGCTGTTCCCGGGCCGGGCCGCGGTGGTCGTGGCCGACGAGCACACCTGGGCGGTGGCCGGCGCGGCGGTCACCGCCGCGCTCGCCGGTGCGGGCGTCGAGGTGCTCGCCCCGGTGCTCCTGGCCGGCCGGCCGGTGGTGCACGCCGACTACGACACGGTGACCAGGCTCCGGGTCGCGCTCGAGCCGCTCGACGCCGTCGCCGTGGCGGTCGGCTCGGGGACCCTGAACGACGTGACCAAGCGGGCCTGCGCCGAGCTCGACCGGCCCTACGCCTGCGTGGGCACCGCGGCGTCGATGGACGGCTACACCGCGTTCGGGTCCGCGATCACCAAAGACGGGTTCAAGCAGACCCTGGCGGGCCCCGCGCCGCGCGGCGTGGTCGCGGACCTGACGGTGATGGCGGGCGCGCCGGCCCGGATGTCCGGGTACGGGTTCGGGGACCTGATCGAGAAGATCCCCGCCGGCGCCGACTGGATCCTCGCGGACGAGCTCGGCATCGAGCCGATCGACGAGCACGTCTGGACGCTCGTGCAGGGGCCGTTGCGGGAGGCGCTGGGACCGGCCGCGCGGATCCGGGCCGGGGACGAGGCGGCGCTCACCGGACTGGTCGAAGGTCTGCTGATGTCCGGCCTCGCGATGCAGGTCCACAAGTCGTCCCGGCCGGCGTCCGGCGCCGGCCATCACTTCTCGCACCTGTGGGAGATGGAGGGCCTCGGCGCCGATGACGACCCGCCGCTGTCCCACGGGTTCAAGGTGGGCCTCGGTGCCGTCTCGATCGCGGCGCTCTACGAGCGCGTGCTAGAGGAGGACCTCACGACGCTCGACGTCGACGAGTGCGTGGACCGCTGGCCCTCCCGCGAGGCCATGGCCGAGAGGGTCCGGGCCGACTTCGCCGAACCCCTGCTCAGCCCGGCACTGGCGGCCGTCCTGAGGAAGTACGTCACGGCCGCGGAGCTGCGGGAGCGGCTCACCCGGCTGCGGGACCGGTGGCCCGTGATCGTCGAGCGGTGCCGGGCCCAGCTCCTGCCGGCGGCCGACCTGGCCCGGCTGCTGGACGAGGTCGGCGCCGTGTCCCGTCCGGCACAGATCGGGCTCAGCCCTCAGGCGTTCCGGGCCACGTACCGCCGGGCCCAGATGATCCGCGACCGGTACACGGTCCTGGACCTGCTCACCGAGACCGGGCGTCTCGGGCCGGTGGTGGACCGGCTGTTCGAACCCGACGGCCACTGGGGCCGCGACCGCACCACGACGGGAGAGTGA
- a CDS encoding ABC transporter substrate-binding protein: MFHRTRFHRLLAGAAAVATGLSLAACSAGGGADGGDGSGGGAPAAEQALTVAPGTFPVALDPHQWSAEAAVIGPIQHVMETLVARDGDGFAPLLASSWENPDETTWVFHMNPDATFSDGTPVTAEDARASVQRLVDIGGSMAPLFALVETIEATDEATLTLTTSQPLGTMLNTMSLVFVGQASAMDSEDYWRAPVGSGRFTVSEYLPDERLTLTRNDDYWGATLPALDTLTFTNIPEEAARISALSTGEIDLMTGIGADSVPELQGMDGIVYDEVPSYTYQLLWFNASREPFTDPRVRQAMWHAVDIEQIVSDLFGTQATVAQAPIPQPVFGAPQLEPYSYDPDLARELLAEAGYPDGFSTSLQWSDAGGEGSRSLAQAFISAWAEIGVTVEPLAKERAVWLEDLNNLNWDMNLQGNTVATGDADYTLGRLYLCEANRMGYCNPELDALLNEAKASLDQDVRADLYAQAAQIIWDDAVGIFPMDMTSTSAYSERVEGVTIDPGGRTSYADVVITE; encoded by the coding sequence ATGTTCCACCGCACGCGGTTCCACCGCTTGCTCGCCGGCGCTGCCGCCGTCGCCACCGGTCTGAGTCTCGCCGCCTGCTCCGCCGGTGGTGGTGCCGACGGCGGCGATGGCAGCGGGGGCGGTGCACCGGCGGCCGAGCAGGCCCTCACGGTAGCTCCCGGCACGTTCCCGGTCGCGCTCGACCCGCACCAGTGGTCCGCGGAGGCCGCCGTCATCGGTCCGATCCAGCACGTGATGGAGACGCTGGTCGCCCGGGACGGCGACGGTTTCGCACCGCTGCTCGCGAGCTCCTGGGAGAACCCGGACGAGACCACCTGGGTCTTCCACATGAACCCGGACGCCACGTTCTCGGACGGCACCCCGGTCACGGCCGAGGATGCCCGCGCCTCGGTCCAGCGGCTCGTCGACATCGGCGGCTCGATGGCACCCCTGTTCGCGCTCGTGGAGACCATCGAGGCGACCGACGAGGCCACCCTCACCCTCACCACGAGCCAGCCCCTCGGCACGATGCTGAACACGATGTCGCTGGTGTTCGTGGGCCAGGCCTCGGCGATGGACTCCGAGGACTACTGGCGGGCCCCGGTGGGCAGCGGCCGGTTCACGGTCTCGGAGTACCTGCCGGATGAGCGGCTCACCCTCACCCGAAACGACGACTACTGGGGCGCCACCCTGCCAGCGCTGGACACGCTGACGTTCACGAACATCCCGGAGGAGGCGGCCCGGATCTCGGCGCTGTCCACCGGTGAGATCGACCTGATGACCGGGATCGGGGCGGACTCCGTGCCCGAGCTCCAGGGCATGGACGGCATCGTCTACGACGAGGTGCCGAGCTACACGTACCAGCTGCTCTGGTTCAACGCCTCCCGGGAGCCCTTCACCGACCCCCGGGTCCGGCAGGCGATGTGGCACGCCGTCGACATCGAACAGATCGTCTCCGACCTCTTCGGCACGCAGGCCACCGTTGCCCAGGCGCCGATCCCGCAGCCCGTGTTCGGGGCCCCGCAGCTCGAGCCCTACAGCTACGACCCGGACCTGGCCCGGGAACTGCTCGCCGAGGCGGGCTACCCGGACGGGTTCTCCACCTCCCTGCAGTGGTCCGACGCCGGCGGTGAGGGCAGCCGGAGCCTGGCCCAGGCGTTCATCTCGGCGTGGGCGGAGATCGGCGTCACCGTCGAGCCGCTGGCGAAGGAGCGGGCGGTCTGGCTCGAGGACCTCAACAACCTCAACTGGGACATGAACCTCCAGGGCAACACGGTCGCGACCGGGGACGCCGACTACACGCTCGGGCGGCTGTACCTGTGCGAGGCGAATCGGATGGGCTACTGCAACCCGGAGTTGGACGCCCTCCTCAACGAGGCGAAGGCGAGCCTCGACCAGGACGTCCGGGCCGACCTGTACGCGCAGGCGGCGCAGATCATCTGGGACGACGCCGTCGGGATCTTCCCGATGGACATGACCAGCACGTCGGCCTACTCCGAGCGCGTCGAAGGTGTCACGATCGACCCGGGCGGGCGGACCAGCTACGCCGACGTCGTCATCACCGAGTGA
- a CDS encoding ADP-ribosylglycohydrolase family protein has product MTSTLQARDLLMDRAQGALTGLAVGDAMGLPGDRWPHARLRSTYGWIDQLLPARTGDRTRRAGHVSAGTLEAIAVAEALRDGGGRASEERITDRMDALGDRPRRPVHVARFAPLGIVHTSLDLDALIGDIVICAAPHHLSNATVAAAALVAGVVTSALDAPIGATGAVFLPAHLEIGFRAAEIGLGHGSPVAAPSVIQRSLLAREIAMNAESDASFLQHLYDVIGTTPAATEVVPAAVGLLVRGEGVPFRVATLAANLGGACTAIGALATAMAGAINGLSVLPPDPVATVRTVNGIGPCELARELAALRH; this is encoded by the coding sequence GTGACGTCGACGCTACAGGCGCGTGACCTCCTCATGGACCGCGCCCAGGGCGCCCTCACCGGCCTCGCCGTGGGGGACGCGATGGGCCTGCCCGGCGACCGCTGGCCACACGCCCGACTGCGGTCCACCTACGGCTGGATCGACCAGCTGCTGCCCGCTCGCACCGGGGACCGAACCCGCCGGGCCGGGCACGTCAGCGCCGGGACCCTGGAGGCGATCGCGGTCGCCGAGGCACTGCGCGACGGCGGTGGCCGGGCCTCGGAGGAACGGATCACCGATCGGATGGATGCGCTGGGCGACCGGCCCCGGCGGCCGGTGCACGTCGCCCGGTTCGCGCCGCTGGGGATCGTGCACACCAGCCTCGACCTCGATGCCCTGATCGGCGACATCGTGATCTGTGCCGCCCCGCACCACCTCTCGAACGCGACGGTGGCGGCTGCCGCGCTGGTCGCCGGCGTGGTCACGTCCGCCCTGGATGCCCCGATCGGCGCCACCGGGGCGGTGTTCCTGCCCGCCCACCTGGAGATCGGGTTCCGGGCCGCCGAGATCGGCCTCGGACACGGGTCACCGGTTGCGGCGCCGTCGGTGATCCAACGGTCCCTGCTGGCGCGGGAGATCGCCATGAACGCCGAGAGCGACGCGAGCTTCCTGCAGCACCTCTACGACGTCATCGGTACCACGCCGGCGGCGACCGAGGTGGTCCCGGCCGCCGTCGGGCTGCTCGTGCGCGGCGAGGGCGTCCCGTTCCGGGTGGCCACGCTCGCCGCGAACCTCGGCGGCGCGTGCACCGCGATCGGTGCCCTGGCGACGGCGATGGCCGGCGCGATCAACGGGCTCTCGGTGCTCCCGCCCGACCCCGTGGCGACCGTGCGCACCGTGAACGGGATCGGGCCGTGCGAGCTCGCCCGGGAGCTGGCGGCACTGCGCCACTGA
- a CDS encoding HAD family hydrolase: protein MRTIVTDLDGTIAFGGCRPVRAIRSALFALAAAPDTRVVLATSRTPRCIGDWFGPRAHRFDLVCCNGALVVARSGAAVTRTAIPATAVGHIVAALGAAGAAYCLEYGHEFVATDHDSLPWWGTRHRRVLAPGRVPDLAGVVKVTVARTQGWARTFGALEGVDVFPHETGDLDVVAGGVDKAAALAGLLGGTSTAVLAFGNDRNDLALLRAADRAVVVGAGLVELDGLPAVRRVAASPDAVLAALRAGARQIVDVVPAGPATTSAVTAPPVAPIAAVSAASRAAARSG, encoded by the coding sequence ATGAGGACGATCGTCACGGACCTGGACGGCACCATCGCGTTCGGCGGGTGCCGCCCGGTCCGGGCGATTCGCTCCGCGCTGTTCGCTCTCGCGGCCGCGCCGGACACCCGGGTGGTGCTGGCCACCTCCCGCACCCCGCGGTGCATCGGAGACTGGTTCGGCCCCCGGGCGCACCGGTTCGACCTCGTCTGCTGCAACGGTGCGCTCGTCGTGGCCCGGTCCGGCGCGGCGGTGACCCGGACCGCGATCCCGGCCACCGCCGTCGGGCACATCGTGGCGGCGCTGGGCGCCGCCGGCGCCGCCTACTGCCTGGAGTACGGGCACGAGTTCGTCGCCACCGACCACGACTCGCTGCCCTGGTGGGGCACCCGGCACCGCCGGGTGCTGGCCCCCGGGCGGGTGCCGGACCTGGCCGGCGTGGTCAAGGTGACAGTGGCCCGCACGCAGGGCTGGGCGCGGACGTTCGGCGCGCTCGAGGGCGTGGACGTCTTTCCCCACGAGACCGGGGACCTGGACGTCGTGGCCGGCGGTGTGGACAAGGCGGCCGCGCTCGCCGGCCTGCTCGGCGGCACCAGCACGGCCGTGCTGGCATTCGGCAACGATCGCAACGACCTGGCCCTGCTGCGGGCCGCGGACCGGGCCGTCGTGGTCGGTGCCGGACTCGTTGAGCTGGACGGGCTGCCCGCCGTGCGCCGCGTGGCCGCGAGCCCGGACGCGGTGCTCGCCGCACTGCGAGCCGGGGCCCGTCAGATCGTCGACGTCGTCCCGGCCGGCCCGGCGACGACGTCCGCCGTCACGGCACCGCCGGTTGCCCCCATCGCCGCGGTCAGCGCCGCGAGCCGCGCGGCGGCCAGGTCCGGGTAG